GACCAGGTCGGTGTCGGCCAGTTCGGCGCGGGCCGCCTTGAGCCGGGCCGGCCGCCAGCCGGTCCAGGTGGCGGTGTTGCGTTCGGTCGGGTCCGGCATGGCCAGCAGCATGAGGTACACCGCCGCCGCGTCGGCGCCCACGCCGTGTGCCGCGGCGGCCTCGGCGACCAGGTCGGGCACCGACCGGGTCGGGTCCTGCGGCCACCACGTCCCGTCCGCCGCCCGCGCGCCGCCGGCCGGTTCGCCGGGGTCGTCCAGCAGCGCCGCGAAGCGCGGGTCGCGGACCAGCCGCAACGCCACCTCCGTCGGGTACGGCTTGGCCGCGTCCGCCCGCAGCGCCGGCAGGTACGGGTCCGTCGCGTCCGCGTCGAGCAGGTCCGGCCGCAACGCGGGCGACGGTTGGCTGTCGTACGTGCCGAGCACGATCGCGCCGTACCGTTCCCAGCCGGGCCCGGTCTCCGACGGGCTGCCGGCCAGCTGACGGAAGTCGGGCAGCGACACGTACCGGTCGAGGTCGAGCAGCAGGTCGGGGTTGGCCAGCCGGTCCCGGAGCACGGCCAGCGCGGCCGGCAGCGCGGCCCGGCAGGGGTCGCCGGCCGGCGTGTGGTGGGCGACCCAGGCGGCCAGGGTGACCGTGGAGCGCAGCACCTCACCGGTGAAGCCGGCGGTCCGGGCGTCGACCGGCCGGGCCCGGTCGCCGCTGATCCGGAAGACCAGGTCGGTGCTCAGCTCGGCCGAGCGGGCCGGGTCGAGCAGCGCCGGCAACGCCTTCGCCGGCCCCCAGCCGGTACGGACCACCCGCACCGCCTCGGCGAGCAGCTGTTCGGGAACCGCCACCCGGCGGCCCAGGGCGGCGGTCCAGACGGCCGCGGCGGCGGTGACGTCCGGGCCGTCGGTCCACAGCCGGGCCGGGTCCTGCGGCAGCAGCGCCGACAGCACGGCCCGCCGGAGCTTCGGGCCGGCGTCGGTCAGCATCGCGAAGGCCAGCCTGACCTCGCCGGCCTGCTTCACCCCGAGCGCCTTGCGCAGGTCGGCGGGCACGGTGGTCGCGGTGTCCGCGTACGGCAGGCCGGCCAGCACCAGCTTCGCAGCGGTGGCGGTGAGGCCGGTCAGCTCGGCGAACCGTTCGGCCGCCTCGGGCCGCCACGGCAGCGGGCCGCGGGTGGCCCACTCGGTGCGGAAGCCGGCCAGCCAGCCGTCCGGACGTCCGTCGCCGGCCGGCGTCGAGGACTTCACCGTGTACGGCTCGGGCACGGCGAAGCCGCCGGTCGGGTCGTGGTGCAGCGCGTCGAGGAGGTAGCCGGTGGTGGTGCCGGCGCAGGCGAGGACGGCGATGAACGCCCCGTCGGGCAGCGGCAGGATGCCCGGCCCTGGGTGCCGACGGGTGCCGTCGGGGTTGGTCAGGTCGTCGTGCCGCAGGTGCAGGGTGCAGCGGTGCCACCGGGCCGATCCGGCCGGCCCGGTCAGGTCGAGCCGGTCCAGCTCGGTCAGCAGGGCGCGCAGCGTCTCCCGCTGCTCGTCCGGCGTGACGGCCGTGACGGCCCGGTACGCAATCGCCGGGACGTCGCCCAGCAGCGGCCACCACTCCACCGCGTGCGGCAGCGACGGCCCGTCGAGGTGCAGCCGTACCGCGGGACCGGTGGGGGTGGCCCGCTGGGTCGCGAACGCCTGGAACTGGGCGAAGGCACGGGCCGGGGCGCCGGTGCTGCAGTAGCTCGGGCCACGCAGTCCGTCCAGCGCCCGGTGCAGCTGCTCATCGGTGGGTCCGGCCACGGTGACCGTCGGCGTCGCCGCCGGGGCGGACAACGACCTGCTGACCTGCTCGGTCACCGCGTCCAGGTCGGTCTGCACCCGGGCGGCCAGCCGCAGCGCCCCGACCACCCCGGCCAGCACGGCGTCGTGGCTGATCGCCGGCACCATCGACCGGACCAGCTCGACCAGCGCGTCGGGAGCGTCCTCGGCGACGCGGGAGGTCCCGGGGCGGCGAGCGCCGGTCGGAGACGCCGGCCCGGCGACCGAGAGGCCCGTTCCGCCCTGCGCGGCCGGCCGGGAACCGGCCGCCGTCCGTTGCCGCCCGCGCCGCCACCTCGGCGAGGGCGGCGCGGCGCTCGTCAACGGCGACCTTGAGCAGCGCGGCCGTGACCTCCCGGTCCATCCGGCGCAGGGCGGCGGAACCGGCCGGGTCCCGGGGCTGCAGGTAGCCGAGGAAGCGGAGTCCGGGCAGCGGGATCGCGTCGCGGGTGTAACTGCGGCTGGACGGCGGTCCGGCGGCGGCCGACGCCACCCCGTCCGGGTCGAGCAGCACGAGACCCTTGAGGACCGCCCGTGGCCGGTCGTCGCCGGGCAGCACCAGCGCCGCGACCGGTTCCTGCCCCGGTGCCACGGTGACGGTACGACCGGCCAGGTCCTGGCCGCGTACCGAGCCGTCGGGGAGGGTGAACACCCGCCAGCCGAGCAGGCCGTCCACCGGCACGGCGGCCGGGGCGGCCCGGTCGGACAGGGCCGGCCGCAGCCAGCTGGCCGATTCCTGGAGCCGGCTGCCCGGCACCGGGAGGTCGGCCAGGAACCGGGGCAGGCTGCGCCGTCCGTGGGTGTCGTGGACCGGGTCGTACTCGCGCCAGCCGTGCTCGCCGTCGTCGTCGCCGTGCCGGTAGACCCAGTGGGAGGTGCCGTCGGTGATGACCGGCAGCTCGGGCGGGAGGACGGTGTCGCCGACGTGCAGCACGCCGCCGCCGGTGGTCCGTCCGCCGCCGGGCAACGACAGGGTGAGCTGGTTCGCCCGCGGCCGGCTGCGGTCGCTGCGGCCGTGCACGGGCTGCGGGTCGTCGGGCGACCGGTGCCAGTAACCGCACAGGTTGTAACCGCGCGCCTTGGAGTGCCAGCACACCAGCAGTTGGCCGTCGACGTAGTGGTAGCCGGGCTCGCCCCACGCGTCGCCGGCCGGGATGCGCAGGTCGTGGCGGAGCACGATGCCCTCGGCGCCGAGCACCCGCACCGTGGTCGGCCCGCCCAGGATCACGTACGGCCAGGATTCCTGCCGGGTCACCTCGACCCGGTGGTCGCCGCCGGTGACCTCCTGCCAGGCCAGCTCCCAGTCCGGCCAGCCCAGCTCCTCGATGAGCCCGCCGCGCAGGCTGCGGGTGGCCCGCTCGACGAGATCGACGCCGAGGGCCTCGCCGAGGCCACTGCCCATCTGGTCGCCGCCTCCCCGCAGGTCGTCGGAGACCAGGTGCAGCGCCTCGGCCGGGAGCCGGCCCAGCCAGTCCACCGACTCCGCCAGGTACGGCAGTCCGGCGGCGAACCGCTCGCGGATCCGGGCCCGCAGCCAGTCGGTCAGCAGTGGCCGGATGCCCGGCGTGGCGGCCATCCGGCGCAGGGCGTGCTGCTGGCCGTCGAGCTGGTCGAGGCCCCGGCGCAGGGCGTCGGTGAACCGGTCGTCGCCGGCCAGGGCGCGCAGCTCGCGTTCGCCCTGGGCCTCCACCCAGCGGGCCAGGTCCAGGGTGCCGCGCTCGGCCGGCGGGGTGACCGGCAACTGGAGGGCGAGCAGCTGGTCGAGCAGGTCGAGGTCGCCGTGGTGGTCGAGCGTCTCGCCGCTGTCGGCCAGTTCGGCGCGCAGCCGGTCGGCCATCCGCTCGACGAGTGGATGCAGCTGCGGCACCCGACCGGGCCGGTGGCCGGAGTTGGCCCGGCTCACGAAGCGACGCAGCCAGCCGGTGGAGCCGTCCTGCGGGCGGGCGGTCTCCGGCACGTCCGGGTCGGACAGGCCGGCGAGCGCGCCGGTCCCGGTCAACAGGGTCAGCCAGCCGACCAGGTTGTCCCGGTCGGTGGGCATCAGGTCGAGCAGGCTGCCGCGAACCGCCGGATCGCGGTCGGCCAGCGCGGTCAGTGCCGGCAGGTGCGCCTTCCACCAGCCGGCCGGTGCGTCGGCGGCCACCGGCAGCCGGAGCAGCTCCGTCAGGTAGGGCGCAAGGTGGTCGGTCCCGCCCGCCACCTTGGTGGCGGCCCGGGCCAGCCGGTTCACCGCGGTGGCGGACTGGGTGGACGGCACCACGCCGGCGGCTGCGGCCCGCAGCGCCAGCCGGCAGAACCGGTCCAACGCCTCGTCGGCCGGCAACTGGGCGGACAGTTCCTTGGCGTAGCCGGCCAGCGCGGTCGCCGACACCACCTTGGCCGACGCGAACTCGACGTAGACCTCGTCCAGCCGGTCCAGGTCGATCGGCAGGCCGTGCTGCGCCTCCGCCTTGCGCGCCTTGTTGAACAGCTGCGTGGCGTAGGTGTCCTGCCCGGCGGCCAGGAACACCCGCGCCGCCTGCTCGAAGAAGGTCGGCAGGAAGTGCGGCAGCGTACGGGCGAGCCGGTCGGCGATGCTCTGGTACCCGTCCAGGGCGGCCTTCGGCCGCGACCGCACCTGCTTGGCCAGCTTCTGCAACTCGGCCACCAGCGCCAACGCGTGCCGGCCGTCCGCCGGGTGGTGCACCAGCACCCATTCGGGGAAGGCCAGCGGGCGGCGCGGGCCGAGCCCGACGACGGCCGGCTCGGCAGCCGGTGCCAGGCCGAGGAACCCGACGGCGGCGTCCTCGCCCTCGCCGAGGGCGGCGTCGACCAGGCGGACCACGGGCCGGTCGTCGAGGGCCGGGTGCCGGTAGGTGCGGGCGGTCAGCGGCACCGCCCGGTCGCCGGCCCCGGCGGTGTCGGCGGGCAGCACCGCACCGGCGGCCAGCAGGCTCTCGGCCGAGTCAACGGCCGATGTGCTCGTCATCCCGGTCATGCCTTGTTCCCCGTTCCGGTCGCGGCGCCGGACAGGGCCGTCGCCATCCGCATTCCTTCCGACCACGCCACCGGTCCGACCTGGACCAGTCGCAGCGTGGGTCCGTCCACGACGGACCAGGAGAGAGCGCCCAGGGTCGCCTCGGAGTCCCAGTAGCCCTCGTCGAACCAGATGGCCGCCTCGATCGTGCGGCCGTCCTCCCAGACCCGGCAGGTGACCCGGGAGCCGGAGACCCGGAAGCCGAGCGTGGCGGCCCGGGCGGCCAACCGGCTGGGCACGGCGGTGCCCCGGAAGTCGGTGACCGTGGTCTCCCGGTCCCTCAGGTCGGCGGGCCGGCCCCAGGTGCCCCGGTGCAGCTGCTCGACCCGCTGGGTGATCTCCAGCTGCTCGGCGAACTCGCGCAGGTCGGCCAGGTGCGGCAGGCGGACCGGGTGGGGCAGTGTGGCGCTGGCCGGGGAGAGCCGGACGGTTTCTCCGTCGAGGTTGACCACGCGCAGGTCACCGGTCTCGGTGACGTCCCGCAGGAAGCCCGGCTCGGCCGGGTCGTCCCCGCACACCACGAGGTCGCGCAGCGCGTCCTGCCAGGCCGGGTCCGGCCAGACCCGGGTCAGCAGCCCGGTCGGCACCGGCAGCGAGGAGACGACCCAGGTGTTGACCCGGTTGAGGCATTCCTGGGCGTGCCGGTCCAGCCACTGGGCGAGCTGGCGCAGCCGGTCGACCTCGGGTGCGTCCCGGAGCACCTTTGGCAGGGTCTTGAGGGGCCGTCCGGTGGCCCGGGGGCCGGCGGACCGGGCGGCCACCTTCCCGTCCACGAGACTGATCTCGTACGACTCCCCCACCGCTAGCCAACCCATCAGGAATACCCTCCGCAGTGGGAATCACCCAGATTTCATGACGAATCGTCCATGATCGACGACGCACGGCACGCTAACAGTAGTGACCGACACGACAGGGACCCGTCGGCCGGGGCGACCGAGCGGACAGCCGGGGCGACGGCCGGCGCAGCCGCGATTCCTGCAGCTCCGGCCGGTTCGAGATGGCCCTGACCAGCCACGCGCGCGGCGACGGGACACCAAGGGTGACTTAGGTCACGTCAACGCCCTCGTCCACTGTGGATGGCACCGACGCCGGCGCGGCGCTAGCGCGGTGGCAACGGATGCACCGGCACGGCGACAGCCCGGGCACCGGTCGTCGTGGGCGCCGCCAACCAGCTCGACAGCCAGTCGAACGCCGAGGGCTCCAACGCCCGCCACGTCTGCATGTTGTGCCCGCCGACCGGCAGGAAGGCCGTGGTGAGGCTGATCGGCGCGTGGGCCAGGGCCGCCAGCGCCGTCTCGTCCCGCATCGCGTGCAGATCCGTCCGCGCGCAGGACAGATAGAGGGCCACCGCCGGCAGCGACAGGTGGCGCAGCCGCCAGAGATCGTCGTTGGTGGTGGTCTCGCTGCCGTCCCCGACGCGGATGCCGGGATCGGCGTACCCGGAGAGGCTGGCGCCCGCGGCGTAGGTGCCGGGATGGCGCAGCAACAGGTTCGCGGCGCAGTAGCCGCCGGCCGAGTAGCCGATCACACCCCAGCCCGCGCGGTCGCCCCGGACGCGCAGCTGCGCACGGGCCGCGGCCGGCACGTCCACGGTCAGGAACGACTCCATCCGGGGGCCGCCGGCCAGGTTCGTGCACTCCGTGTCCACCGCCGGATCGGTGGTCTGCGGAGGGAACAGCACAACGGTGGGCGCCATCCGCCCGGCGCTGATCTCCCCGTCCAGGAATCCGGCCACCCCCAGGCCTCTGATCCAGCTGCCCGGCGAGCCGGGGAAGCCGTCGAACGCCTCGACGACGGGGAAGCGCAGGTCGGGGGCGGCATCGTAGGCGGCGGGAAGGTAGGCGAGCACCGGGAGGGACACCCCGCTGGCCGCCCCGGTGACCCTGATGGTGACGAAGCGTCCCGGGGCCCGGTCCTGCGCCGACCGTGGATCGGCGGGCACGGCCTGGCGCCCCTGCGACGAGCCGAGCAGATCCGACCACGACGGGTACGTCTCGGCCTGACGGTTCGCCGCGACCAGGACCGTCGAGGCCAGCGTCAGCAGGCACAGCGCCGTCGTCGCCACCCGCACCGCCGTACGCCCCCGACGACGGCCACGGTCCCACAATGCGGCGGCCAGCACCGGCGCCAGCACGGTCAGGCCGGCGAGCGCGCCCAGGAGCGGGAGACTGTCAGGACCCATGTCGTACCCCGACCACGGGACGCGGCCGACGGGTCGGGTGGGTGTGACCGGCCGAGTGGTGCCGCCCGGGCCGAGGAACGGCCGACGGCGTGAGCACCGGCGCGGGTGCCGCGAGCGGGGCGGGAAGCTGCCCCTGCACCCACCGCAGGGCCGCCACGAGCCCGGTCTGCGATCGGTCGGGCCCCGCCGCGGCGCCCCGGGCGGGGAGACCGACCTGTACCGCCAGCACACCGGCGGGGAACGGAGCGGCCGGCGGCGGGGCACCCGGCGGTACGACCACGGGCTCGCTCGTACCGGCGGCGACCGCCAACACCGGGAAGCGACCGACGTCGCGGGCGACGACGTCTCGCGCGACGTGTCGCATGCCGGCGGACGCGACGAGCCCCCACCGGTGCCCGGTGACCCGGAGGTCCCGCTCCAGGTCCAGCGGCAACCCCAGCGCCAGGGTGGCCGGATCCATGCCCTGCGGCACACGTACCGCCACCACGACCGCCGCCGGAGCGGTCTGCCGGGCGGCGGCGAGCACCTGCGCATCGCTCCACCCGTCCGCCGACGACAGCACCAGGACTGCGGGATACCGCCAGGCGGGTCGCCGCAGGTAGTCCACCGGCGTCACCACCGCCGCGCCGGCTCCTGGCCACGCCGCCAGGGACCGCGCCGGCCACGGCACCAGCACGGCCTGGTCCGAGCCCCGCGCCAACCGCCTGATCGTCGCGTCCAACCGGCCCGGCGTCGTCTTCCAGCGTTGCGTTGCGGGGTCGTGCTGCGCCAACGCCGCCCAGGTCGGATAGAACCCCTCCACCCGGTTCACGACCAGCGCACCCGCCGTGACGAGCAGCAGTTCGGCCAGCACCACCACGCCCGCGCGAACCGCCACCCCGGGCCGCGGCCGGCGCCGCCACACCCACACCCCGCCGGCCACGGCACCGACCGCCAGGACGCCGGCGGCGACGAGGAGGCGAAGGTCGGTCACGTTCATCCTGTGCCTCCGTCTCGATCGCCGGTACGGTCACCGGTAGGTCTGCATTTCGTACTCTCCGCTCCGACGCTGGACGTTGTCTGAGAATCCGCAGAGACCGCAGGGAAAGCAGCGGGCCGGGTCACCCGGCACCCGGTCACCGGCCTACCCTCGCGGCGTGGCGAGGGCACGCAGACGGAGAATTCGCGTCGACGGCGTCGACTACCGCTGGACGGTCCGCCGGATCGACGCCGGCCACGTCCTCTGCCGGATCTGGGGCGTCCGGCCCGGGCGGAGCTGCCCGTTGGAGGTCCGGGTGGCCTTCGACGACCCGTGGCTCAACTACGGGCCGATCATCACCGCACCGCCGGAACA
The Micromonospora sp. R77 DNA segment above includes these coding regions:
- a CDS encoding DUF4132 domain-containing protein, whose translation is MGWLAVGESYEISLVDGKVAARSAGPRATGRPLKTLPKVLRDAPEVDRLRQLAQWLDRHAQECLNRVNTWVVSSLPVPTGLLTRVWPDPAWQDALRDLVVCGDDPAEPGFLRDVTETGDLRVVNLDGETVRLSPASATLPHPVRLPHLADLREFAEQLEITQRVEQLHRGTWGRPADLRDRETTVTDFRGTAVPSRLAARAATLGFRVSGSRVTCRVWEDGRTIEAAIWFDEGYWDSEATLGALSWSVVDGPTLRLVQVGPVAWSEGMRMATALSGAATGTGNKA
- a CDS encoding esterase family protein: MGPDSLPLLGALAGLTVLAPVLAAALWDRGRRRGRTAVRVATTALCLLTLASTVLVAANRQAETYPSWSDLLGSSQGRQAVPADPRSAQDRAPGRFVTIRVTGAASGVSLPVLAYLPAAYDAAPDLRFPVVEAFDGFPGSPGSWIRGLGVAGFLDGEISAGRMAPTVVLFPPQTTDPAVDTECTNLAGGPRMESFLTVDVPAAARAQLRVRGDRAGWGVIGYSAGGYCAANLLLRHPGTYAAGASLSGYADPGIRVGDGSETTTNDDLWRLRHLSLPAVALYLSCARTDLHAMRDETALAALAHAPISLTTAFLPVGGHNMQTWRALEPSAFDWLSSWLAAPTTTGARAVAVPVHPLPPR